A single genomic interval of Dehalococcoidia bacterium harbors:
- a CDS encoding Lrp/AsnC family transcriptional regulator — translation MFNKEILKILERDGKLTPGQIAAMTGSTADEVGKAIKQAEDERAIVKYKALINWDKVGNEHVWALIEVKITPQRDVGFDAIAERIYRFDEARTVYLMSGTYDLAVLVEGKSMQEVAEFVTRKLAPVEGVTGTTTHFVLKRYKEDGEIMAGKEEVKRQAVIL, via the coding sequence ATGTTCAACAAGGAAATCCTCAAGATACTGGAAAGGGACGGCAAACTCACCCCTGGGCAGATTGCTGCCATGACCGGCTCCACCGCGGATGAGGTCGGCAAGGCTATCAAGCAGGCTGAAGACGAGCGCGCCATCGTCAAATACAAAGCCCTCATCAACTGGGACAAGGTGGGCAACGAACATGTCTGGGCGCTCATCGAGGTCAAGATAACGCCCCAGCGCGATGTGGGTTTCGACGCCATCGCCGAGCGCATCTACCGCTTCGATGAGGCACGGACGGTCTATCTTATGTCGGGCACCTACGACCTGGCCGTGCTGGTAGAGGGCAAGTCTATGCAGGAAGTGGCCGAGTTCGTCACGCGCAAGCTGGCTCCAGTCGAGGGAGTGACCGGCACCACCACCCACTTCGTGCTCAAACGCTATAAAGAAGACGGCGAAATAATGGCCGGTAAAGAAGAAGTTAAGCGCCAGGCGGTAATCCTTTAA
- a CDS encoding aminotransferase class I/II-fold pyridoxal phosphate-dependent enzyme: protein MTTIRPIKTEKRSRVSQRADSIAPSGIRKFFDLLASMDGVISLGVGEPDYATPWRMREAAIYSLEQGRTMYTSNLGTPELRQELSRHLEQRYGLKYDPATEILITIGVSEALDLAMRATIDPGDQVIMPAPCYVAYPASVSLSAGEPVMIPTVEASNFEIDAADIEAAITPRTRAILSGYPANPTGAVMPREKLEAVAEVARRHDLLVMSDEIYSRLVYGIEHTCFAALPGMQERTVLLGGFSKAYAMTGWRIGYAAGPREIIAAMTKIHQYTIMCAPTMAQVAALEALRGGEESVLEMVADYNRRRKLIVKGLRDIGFSCFEPKGAFYAFPNITISGMSSEIFAEKLLQEEKVAVVPGTAFGACGEGFVRCCYATSLPELEEALVRIRRFVNKHRT from the coding sequence ATGACAACGATACGTCCTATAAAAACCGAGAAAAGGAGCCGTGTCTCGCAGAGGGCTGACAGCATCGCGCCCTCCGGCATCCGCAAGTTTTTCGACCTGCTGGCCTCCATGGATGGGGTCATTTCGCTGGGCGTGGGCGAACCGGACTACGCCACGCCCTGGCGCATGCGCGAGGCCGCCATTTATTCCCTGGAACAGGGCCGCACCATGTATACCTCCAACCTGGGCACGCCGGAGTTGCGTCAGGAACTGTCCCGCCACCTTGAACAGAGATACGGGCTGAAATACGACCCGGCTACGGAAATACTTATCACCATCGGCGTAAGCGAAGCCCTCGACCTGGCCATGCGCGCCACCATCGACCCCGGAGACCAGGTCATCATGCCAGCGCCCTGTTATGTGGCTTACCCCGCCTCGGTTTCGCTTTCGGCCGGTGAGCCTGTCATGATACCCACGGTTGAAGCCTCCAATTTCGAAATAGACGCCGCCGACATCGAAGCCGCTATCACCCCGCGCACCAGGGCCATTCTGAGCGGATACCCGGCCAACCCTACCGGCGCGGTCATGCCCAGAGAGAAGTTGGAGGCAGTAGCCGAAGTAGCCCGCAGACACGACCTGCTGGTGATGTCCGATGAGATTTATTCGCGGCTGGTTTACGGCATCGAGCATACCTGTTTCGCCGCGTTACCCGGAATGCAGGAGCGGACCGTCCTGCTGGGCGGATTCTCCAAGGCCTATGCCATGACGGGCTGGCGCATCGGGTATGCCGCCGGCCCCAGGGAGATAATCGCCGCCATGACCAAGATACACCAGTACACCATCATGTGCGCCCCCACCATGGCGCAAGTGGCTGCCCTCGAAGCCCTGCGCGGCGGAGAGGAAAGCGTGTTGGAGATGGTGGCCGACTACAACCGCAGGCGCAAGTTGATAGTCAAGGGCTTGCGCGACATCGGCTTTTCCTGCTTCGAGCCCAAGGGGGCTTTCTACGCCTTCCCCAATATAACCATATCCGGCATGAGTTCCGAGATATTCGCTGAAAAGCTGCTCCAGGAAGAAAAGGTGGCGGTGGTGCCGGGCACCGCCTTCGGCGCCTGCGGCGAGGGATTCGTGCGCTGCTGCTATGCCACCTCGCTGCCGGAGTTGGAAGAGGCGCTGGTGCGCATCAGGCGCTTTGTGAACAAGCACAGAACTTGA
- a CDS encoding nitroreductase family protein has product MEALDAILSRRSVRRYTDKLVPPETVRILLEAGMAAPSANNKQPWHFVVITERSILDAIPNFHPYSRMLLEAPLAVLVCGDTSLETRPGYMAQNLSAAVENILIAVQGLGLGAVWLGVYPREERMAGMKELLKIPEGFIPFALISIGYPAEELPSAQRYSETRVHHNGW; this is encoded by the coding sequence ATGGAAGCCCTTGATGCCATTCTCAGCCGGCGCAGCGTCCGCCGTTACACTGATAAACTGGTACCCCCGGAGACAGTGCGTATTCTGCTCGAAGCCGGCATGGCTGCTCCCTCGGCTAACAACAAACAGCCCTGGCATTTCGTCGTTATCACCGAACGCTCCATTCTCGATGCCATCCCCAATTTCCATCCCTATTCCCGCATGTTGCTCGAAGCCCCGCTGGCCGTTCTCGTGTGCGGGGATACCAGTTTAGAAACACGCCCGGGCTATATGGCGCAGAACCTGTCGGCGGCCGTGGAGAATATCCTTATCGCGGTTCAAGGGCTGGGGCTGGGGGCGGTGTGGCTGGGCGTTTATCCCCGCGAGGAGCGCATGGCGGGAATGAAAGAGTTGCTCAAGATACCCGAGGGTTTTATCCCCTTTGCTCTTATCTCCATTGGCTACCCGGCGGAAGAGTTACCATCGGCGCAAAGATACTCGGAGACTAGAGTACACCATAACGGATGGTAA